The Lolium rigidum isolate FL_2022 chromosome 2, APGP_CSIRO_Lrig_0.1, whole genome shotgun sequence genomic interval GCACAAGCACGCGATAGTACGGAACATGGTGGTTGCCTCGTCATTCATCGATCAGCCATATGCGGTGCATGATCCATTAATTAGTTTGTGTTGGTCTAGATCTATACAGAGATCACATTACGAATCTGTAACCCGTATACAAAGTGTAAACCAGGCACTaaaaatactactacctccataccgggtTTATGGGTGTATTACTTACTTCGAGAGGAAAATAATAACTATtattttggtcaacaaaatataaaatatatgtcataaaaattatatcattagattcATATTTTAGGACATGTTTCTCATATGAATATCACCATTTAAACCATTACAATAATCGTGTGTAATTTATTATCTATGACATCGAAAAAATGATCACCGTCATTATTGAAAGAGAGACTAAGTAAACTCATGAACCTAGATCCATTGTTAACTAAGAAGTAAAACCTTTGTCTTGTCCTCTTGAGAGGATTGGGACATTTGTGAGATCCTCACAACCATTACTTTGttaattcaaaacttgaaaacaaaCCATCAGCCCTTGCATTTGTATTGTTTAGTTCATAGATAATTATAATTGTGACACTCTAGCTAGTTTCAAAAGGTATATTGATTTACCTTCTTTCTATCGAGTATGTCATGCCTGCACTTGGAGCTTATCAATATCTCGTAGGTGTTGTACAATTTGGTGCTATAATCCTCTCGCGTTTGGGTGTGATATGCCTAGCTGCAGGAGTTGGCACCAGTTATCTCGACATCGCCATCAACTCCGATGCGATGACACAATCATCGAGGGtaatttgttttgttttatgtAGCACATTCCGCAATACTGCCCCAGGGTTTTCCAAAGCGAGGACTCGGCGTACAAAGGAGAACTTGGAGTACATGACAAGTCAATATTATTTGCCTCAGTACACCTGAGATATCATTGTAACTGACTCAGATCAGATCTACATGCACTTTTGAGATGTATACCAACTCGGCTCCTTGTAATCCTAATCGCTAGCTGCTTATATAAGACAAGGAGGGGCATGTCGAGTCGTACCAATTCAGCCACCTTGCAATCCTGCAAAAAACAACCAACACCATAGCGTTATAGAGACACATTTGGAGATTACAATCGAGCATAAGGAACACACTCAGCCATAAAATAGGGGCAGGCATCAAAATGTATTAATCTGTATCTCCGAGTGCTACTAACGGAATCTTCTAGGCGCATCACCCCATTTTATTTAGCTGATAAACACAACATCACCACATATTCTTTATCGATAAAATACCTCCACACTCTTGTACATGCCGGAGCTGGTAGTGAATTTTTgtatatatttttaaaaaatttcaaagAGTTTATGTACAAAAAGAGCATATTGCTAGAGATAAGCAAGAGCTGGCTATCTAGCAGGCCCTAGGcctaaaaagaagaaaaaacaaacTTATTTGAGGTTATTGAAATCTCTTAACCCAAGACTTGAGACCAGCATATGACTTTTTAGGAGTCTTACGTAGAAGTAGCGAAATTAGAGGCATAATTTACCAAAGTTTAGTTTGGTAAATTATGCCTCTAATTCTAAGAGCCGGTAGTGAATTTAGTTTAAGGTCTGCTACGGAATCAAACAAATCAGAGGCATAATTTACCAAAGTTGATTAACTGACTACTAATGGTATACCCCGTTCAAACTGCACAAGGACAAACCAATAGAGCCAAACAAAGTATGAGTTACTTGCAAGTAATTGCGGCTGCTTTAGTGCCATCATCTTGGCAACCTAAGAAATCCGTGCATCTTATCAggttagtgggagtaacatagctagtaacatcacacaacccaaagcattttggtgacatggcatgataataaatgaagaaagggagtgaggtggtaactagctatgttaccataacatcacacttctcaagacaagatgagtctacaatctaataaatatagcatgcatgataccacatataagtaactatccactatgaaggtagtaacatagtgtagtaacatgcaccatgttactactctatgttactccccactatgactagtctttgcATGTGCAAGAGTTGCAATCAAAACGTACAACTCGTACGACCAACCGCGAGTACAAACAAAACCGATCCAAGAGTTGACCCTGCGTGCACAAGCATCTACACACGCAATAGTACGGAACCATGGTGGTTGCTTCGTCATCGATCCATTGATTAGTTGGCGTCGGTTCGAGATCTGTCTAGAGATCAACAAAAGCTTGCACTATTTTTTGTTCAGCTTCATTACTAAAACACAACAGCTGTTGGGAATCATTGACCAAACTAGGTTAATTAATTACTTGGTCAAATCCATCTATAACAAAATAAAATGGTTGGTACTCCACCCCATTACAAATCTCCTTGCTTTCTGTGTTTATCAAAGTTAAACTTTATAAAAATTTACCCGATATTTAGAAAAAGATGTCAACATCTATAATATAAAATCTACGGAGTATTATATACTAAAAccaccaaaaatattttttaattataTATGCATTTGATATTATGATTGttgatatttttatttttgatcaAATTTTATAAATTTCAATTTTGGAAAAACCCAAAAACGAGATAATTGTGAACGGATGGTGTACATCGATCCGCTCAATTAGATGTACGGCTGCAGCTTACTACTACTGAGTCAGCACGACGTGTAACTGCATGTGTTGCATGTCGCGTTATGAAATAAACTAAGATGTGCATAACATTACGGGAAGAGTTGACCACATCTCCAAAAGCACATGCATGCGACTAGGCGAGTGTGCCGTACCGTACGTGGCTCCGTCACCAGTGTGATCTAAAGTCAATGACGGCTTATTATATGTGAATGGCATCAAGAGCCATCGACATCTCAACTGCAGCTGGCCCTTGGAGCTTATCAGGGATGCCAACCTACTTATACCAGATAAGCTATACAATATACGAGAGGTCGACAGTGCACACATTAATTTAGCTCCTTGCCGTACAAACAGCTGACTTTGTGGAAGCAGGTAGCAGTGTACAAAACGTACTCCTGGGACAAAACTAGTTGCAGGGTTGCACATGCCTTGATTCTCCGCTAATCAATTGTTGGTACGTAGTAGTAACTACCAAGAACTATCTAGAGACATGATGTGTATATTGTTAATTTCAAATTAAATCAAGAGTTCAGTGGCACATCATTCACCATATCAAGTTAAACTAGCCCATTTCTGGGGGGCTCTCTTGCTCTCCCCGTCCCCAACCGACGAGCTAAGCTTACCCGACATACGCATAGTGTAAGTCATCTTGCCCATGAAATAATTTTGCAAACATCTGAAAACTGCAAGAAAATTTGGACATGCAAATGTAAAAATATGTCAAAAAATTAGTGATTAAATTTTAAGTTGCTAGATCATCATATTTTCTTATTTTCTCCAAGGTTAAAATGTGTTCCTTTTTATGAACTTTTAGAGTACATACAATGCATGAAAATTTATGGgcttattttccaaaaaaaaaattgagattTGTAAATATTGTTTAGGCCCGCCATTTAAGAGTTAAGACCAAGTGTAAGAAAACATGAGAGATAGGCCTAAGAAAACCATAGACCAAGGGAATGGACGCTAAGAAAAGCACGTAGTCAACATTTCCCTTCTTTCTATACTGAGCATATAGCATGCATGCGCAACGAAATCAGAGGGGTGTATAGGAAACTGTCAAAACGAGGACGATACTAAAACTACCCGAAATTTCGAATGGTGAATTCAAACTGAAAAAAAAAACCCGGTATATCTCGTGGGCTGAAGGGAACTAAAATTTGCTCAGATGAGTGTACTAGAGTGAGGCCTTCTGGGCTGGTGGGGATGAAGGAAAGCTCTCTTTAATGTATGGGCTTGCAGAGATAGAGAAACGAGCTCTCTATGAGCTTCTCTCTTGGACTCGGATATATATGTGTAATGGGCCCGTAAAAAACAACTGATTCGTGGGCTATGCCTTTTTTTAGATCTTTCGTGGGCTATATTGTGAGCTGAATCCCATGTGGCGCCAAATGTTTTTTTCTCCGAAAAAAAAGTGTAGCCAACGTTTCAGTAGAGACAGGACATACATCAAGCAAATGTTAATCAATGCTAGATCAGATCAGCTGAATTTGGTAACTTGTTCTTCTCCCATGAATGAATGATTTCTAATAGTATGGCTCATAACATTGCTCTCTTTCTGTGGCTCCTTGCACCACATGATGCAATTTGTATCCATGTAAACACGGCTACCGATCAATAAAGCAACATCGAGTTCCGTCACGCAATGAGAATATACAGAAGCAAAGCAGAGGAGATAATATCAGCTATAAGTATTTTCATTACATTTGACAATCGTACACTTCAAACTTTTTCTTGAAAAGCTAACACCACAGTAGCACATTTTTTTAGAGTATGTGACAATATGAAGTAAACATTAAGTTGTATATGGGACATCATGTCAATGCCCAGACACAACAACTTTTAGTATTAGACATTCAGACCGTTCTGCTCCAGGGCAGCTTACTAGTTTATTACTGAATATAGTGCATATCCATGCCAATATGCCATTGTTGGTATTGAGCTAGTCGCGGTGGATCCTGAAGGAGTCGAGCACGTCCTCCCTGCTGGCGGCAGCGGTGTTATACGCCTCCATGAACTCGCTGAACACAAACTCCCTGAACTTGGCAGGATTCGTCACCTCATCCACCATCTCCGGCGCCGGGCCGATGCGGCACTCCATCTTGGGCATGATGAGCGTCGCCACAGACATCCTCGCGACAGCGGAGTTGGTGATGGCACGGTGCTCCACGCTGGCCAGCGCCCCATTGGTTACGATCTCCATCTGGTGGCCAAAGTTGATAACAAAGGCGCCGGGGACAGGGCGGACGAGGAGCCACCGCCCGTTGTACCTCGCCTGGAGGCCCGCCACATCGCCCTGCGAGAGCACGGTGAGGAGGTGGCGGTCACAGTGCGGGAGGAGGCCGAGTGTGAGGCTCGGGTCCGGGCACGGCGGGTAGTAGTTGACGTTCATCTGGGTCTCGCCGCCACTGAGGTCGCCGGCGAAGAAGCCGGCGCTGAGGCCGAGACCCTCAGCGACGAGGCTGAGGAGCGTCTGGGCTAGCTCATGCGCCGCCTCGGAGAACTCGGCGAGGCGCGGCCGGAAGCTTGTTGGTTCCGCTGGCCAGTGGCGGACGAGCTCGTCGGAGACTGGGTGGCACTGGAGCTTGAGGTAGTCCCGCCAGTACCGCGTCTCGCTCTTGTCGTAGGATGTGCTCGAGGCGAGACGGAAGGGCTTGCTCTGGTCGTCGGAGCAGTAGGGCAGCTTCTCCTCCACTGGCATCGCGAAGAACTCCGCCGCCGCGTCACGGAACCCTCTCACTACGTCCTCCCCCACGCCGTGGTTCACCACCTGCGGGCAAGATCAAATCAGAAGGAAGGCTTTTCGATCCAATAAAAAATAAGGGTGTGACTACTTCTAGGACTAGCTTTGTTCTCGGTTAGATGATATCATCAAATTTCACTTGCAACTACTATTGCAACTGATGACTAGCACGAATCACAAAGTAAATTAAATAGTGCAGAACTTAACTGAGCATGAACTTAGTTTTCAGCTAGCAAATCCTAAAAAATAAACTGAACTTCGCAAAAAATGCTAATTTCAGTTGTTTCTGGCGGAAAACCAGGTGTAGAATT includes:
- the LOC124686150 gene encoding 2'-deoxymugineic-acid 2'-dioxygenase-like; protein product: MELLCNAPAHASVPDRYVFPPEKRAALQLDGVDGPDDGVTLPVVDLHRAALSGDDGLRRRVAEEIVRAGKEFGFFQVVNHGVGEDVVRGFRDAAAEFFAMPVEEKLPYCSDDQSKPFRLASSTSYDKSETRYWRDYLKLQCHPVSDELVRHWPAEPTSFRPRLAEFSEAAHELAQTLLSLVAEGLGLSAGFFAGDLSGGETQMNVNYYPPCPDPSLTLGLLPHCDRHLLTVLSQGDVAGLQARYNGRWLLVRPVPGAFVINFGHQMEIVTNGALASVEHRAITNSAVARMSVATLIMPKMECRIGPAPEMVDEVTNPAKFREFVFSEFMEAYNTAAASREDVLDSFRIHRD